In Triticum aestivum cultivar Chinese Spring chromosome 5B, IWGSC CS RefSeq v2.1, whole genome shotgun sequence, the following proteins share a genomic window:
- the LOC123116770 gene encoding uncharacterized protein, whose protein sequence is MRGVHAMAILFVGWLTVTAQCRMEAGKRSYLDGGDNNATVANAISSLDDAKFTVILCGKWSCDFGDCYCCDIRETPCFKTLDECKSKCPKCNPKCPPPESSIELHA, encoded by the exons ATGAGAGGGGTTCATGCCATGGCCATCTTGTTCGTGGGATGGCTCACGGTCACTGCACAGT GTCGTATGGAGGCTGGAAAACGAAGCTATCTAGACGGTGGCGATAACAATGCTACCGTGGCCAACGCGATATCATCGTTAGATGATGCCAAGTTTACCGTCATATTGTGCGGCAAATGGAGTTGCGACTTCGGTGACTGCTACTGCTGTGACATCCGGGAGACCCCATGTTTCAAGACTTTGGATGAGTGCAAGTCTAAATGCCCTAAGTGCAATCCCAAGTGCCCGCCGCCTGAATCTTCGATAGAACTACACGCATGA